The sequence TCCTGTCCGGTCACACAACTACCATCGCCGCCCCATGGGAACGCGTTTTGTTGCTCTTCAGGTATGTCCAGCACTttcttcattaatttttttgtcaGTTTCTTCTCAATTCATGTTATTTGTAAATGCATTGTCATATACCATTGTTTTCTTGATCGTTTTTGATTCAATAACATGCCCAGATTTTATCTAAAGGTCAAAATATTATCGATCTCCATGACTCTTGATAAGGAGCATAATACATAATTCTAACTGTACATAATACATATTTCAATCTCAAAGcttattatatattatgatgAGATTGAGATCATGTATTATGTTATCTAAATCTCGTAATAAGAagcttaaatcatgcatattcaATTCTTATTCCAGCTAGTTCCAAGGACAATATATACATCCCAAGTTTCTTAACATGAAATCAAACCATGAGTAAAACAATTTACTGATAGCATGTGCAATGCAGCACTAATCATAACTGGATTATGTACATACTAATCATGCTTCTTACATTAGTTTAACATCCGACTTTATGACGACTTAGGTACGTCGTCCATCAGGACGCCCACAGGGAATACTAAACATCAGTGTGGCGCTAATCGATAGCACTATGAGAAGCATGCCATTGAACACAGAACTCAGTGCTTCAGGAGTCGGATATCGTGATCATGTAATGGAGCTTCCACCTAATCATCACCGGACCGATCGAAATGGGAGTCGAAACAAACACAACTCATCCTCTAATGTGAGGCCTATACTGCGTAAATCAAGAAGTGAACGTAGCGAACACGTGACAGTGGACACTTGTTCCCCGAATGGCTCCGTGGTTGTGTTGGCGGGTAAGGGTAAGGGTAAGAAGGGAGCAAAAGAAAGTTCGATTCTTAGTATTTCAGAATGTGTGGATCCATTTAAAGGAATAAAGTTCAAGAAAGGGAAAGCAAGTTCAGTTATCAGTGGTGCTGAGCTTAGAGAGAAGCCTAAACAGAAGGGTAAGAGAGGCCATGGAAGCTCGGTGTTGAGCGATTCGATCTTGAGCAAAGAGTCCACTAGCTTCCACAAGATGCACAGGGGTGATCTTGTCAAGAGTAAAATAGTTGATGAAATCCCTAAAAACAAGGCCATGGATGAAAAATCAGTGGCCAAAACTGAAGGGGTGAAAAATGGGCAGTCACCAAAAGACAAGCCCAAAGATGCCAGAAAAGATATGAATCCCACTTCAAAACACAAAGGTTATCAAGACTATGCTGCGCCAAAGGGCTCCATGCCAcatagcaagtatgtggttggTGTTCCCTTCAAAGGAAAATCACCTTGGCTGGATTCTTCCGAGGTCGGCCCCTCGCCATCTGAAGTGGCGGCTGCGATTATGGCCGAGAAGAAATATCCCCTGGATGACAATCAAAGCTCGGTGTTGGATGGTTGGAGCCTAGATGAAAGCGTGGAAGGGCTCAGGTCCAAACTGGAAAGATGGCGCACCAACGTCCCGCCGTTGCATGATCGCAGTGGCTACTCTTCGAGTAGCTACAAAACACCTGCTAAACATGCTCGTAGGCACACCGATGGTGGGACTGGATTGTTTTCTTGCTTTGGAAACATATATGGATATGAATGCCAATGTGTGTGTGGTAAGCCACCTGGAAAACGAGCTCGGCGCACCAGGTTTCATAGCCCGTCTTTCGGCACCTCCAGCCGATCTTTCCTTTGATGATGAAGTCCCAACATACTCATGTTAATAAATCAAGAAGTTCCATTACACACACAGACACGCTTAGTAGTTAATAGTTATGTGTTAATTTTAATACCGTTGCTGATTTGTTTGTAAGTTTGAAGTTAAAAAGATGTTTTCTCCATTTTCTGTACTCTGACTCCAACATCATGTAAATGAATTGTGCTTGAACATAAATTAATATGATTTCATTCGTTAGGTACTTCGATTTTACACATCGCTCTTACATTGATGGATCAGACAAAAAGTTTTTCAGTGAGATACAAACGttaaatctcaaaaatttagatccaaaaaaaatatttcgttttatgataaaaaaaaattatatgccaaaaACGAATTATGTGAAATATTTACTTGAATATAAATCGAATCGGCCCATCTCGGAAATAAAATATGTTAATTAGTGGATCATTCATGAATCATTCTGCACACAGCCTCATAAAATATAGCCACATGTCGTTGGACTGACCATGttaaattttttgtatttttatcatttacttTCTGTTTTGACAGTTTCGAACTAGATTAACTAACAAAACTGGATCTTACATGTATCAACAAGTGAACGTTATTTTAGCATGCGACTACAATGTTAAATGAAGAGTTTATGCAATGAGAAAAATATCACATAATTTTCAGCAATTTCAAACATTCCCACTTGGAGGTGAAATTGAGAAAATGAAATCAATGTCATATTCGAAAGGTCCAGTACATACACTTTGCCTCGTTTCATATAACATTCTCAATTTATTACCATAACTTATTAACCAAAGGCTCACAATCTTGGTTCCTAAGTTACAAAAACGACATAGTTTACTGGTAGGAGCTACAATAGCAAGTTTTCAACAGATGACAAGTCATGATGACACTGATAGCCAAACGTAcataaaacacaagtaaacGCAATCATATAGCATttgtttctgaaaattcttaCTGCAAAAACTCTCTTGGATCGGTCACAAAACCAGTCAATGCTGATGCAGCAGCTGTATAAGGAGAAGCTAGATATATCTGTCCTTCTTTGTGACCCATGCGGCCGGGGAAGTTCCGGTTGGTGGTAGACACACATACCTGTTAATAGTGAAAACCATAAAAATCAATTTGGATGTTAAGAGTTAAGCATTAGATAACTTCAACATACCGTTAAAGAATACGATGTAATATATTTCAAGCATATTTTGTCATATTTTTTTATCCTATAAAACACCACTATCCAATTTGTAAGATTTTTTTATGCATTTCATTGTCAAATTGAGCAAGAATTACAAAATCAGTGTATCTATCCACAACCATAGGCGTTTCCTTCAGTTTTCTCTTCAAAACCAACTAAAGTTTCCATTTATCCATTGTTCTCGAAAATTCAAGATACAAGAAGCAGCTCGTGAGTGGCAAGATCAAGAGAAAGTATCTTAAGCCATGCTGGTTCATAAATTTCATAAAGCACAGCTGAGAAGTCATGTTTACCATAGGTTCATTCATGCGTGCATAGGTGTCTCTGGGACCCCCCAAACAAGCACCACAGCTCGGGCTCGTAGGTGTATCACAACCAGCTTCCTCAAATATCTGAGAGCAAGTTTTTCCACCAGATCCTGGGACTGGAAGGCTGTACACATCCATCCACACCTAAAAAAAAGTTGAAACATTTAATTACAAGGCAAAATAATCCCCCTGTACGAAGCAACAAACAAATCATTTGCACCAACATACCTTTTGTGTTGCTGGAACAAGGAATGTTGGAACTTTTACCTTTTTACCCTGGGCAACAGGATC comes from Henckelia pumila isolate YLH828 chromosome 4, ASM3356847v2, whole genome shotgun sequence and encodes:
- the LOC140866881 gene encoding uncharacterized protein, with translation MHAPQFSSKMASVLKPFQLLEINVISAQDLDAVSKKMQTYCTVWLHRDRKLSSGVDTEGKNNPAWNDKFVFRVDDEFLQQEDSAVMIEIYAVNWFRDKLIGTAHVLVRNLLPPPVRSHNYHRRPMGTRFVALQVRRPSGRPQGILNISVALIDSTMRSMPLNTELSASGVGYRDHVMELPPNHHRTDRNGSRNKHNSSSNVRPILRKSRSERSEHVTVDTCSPNGSVVVLAGKGKGKKGAKESSILSISECVDPFKGIKFKKGKASSVISGAELREKPKQKGKRGHGSSVLSDSILSKESTSFHKMHRGDLVKSKIVDEIPKNKAMDEKSVAKTEGVKNGQSPKDKPKDARKDMNPTSKHKGYQDYAAPKGSMPHSKYVVGVPFKGKSPWLDSSEVGPSPSEVAAAIMAEKKYPLDDNQSSVLDGWSLDESVEGLRSKLERWRTNVPPLHDRSGYSSSSYKTPAKHARRHTDGGTGLFSCFGNIYGYECQCVCGKPPGKRARRTRFHSPSFGTSSRSFL